The Trichosurus vulpecula isolate mTriVul1 chromosome 4, mTriVul1.pri, whole genome shotgun sequence genome contains a region encoding:
- the LOC118847620 gene encoding immunoglobulin-binding protein 1-like — MAEAVAVVTEDEEEVAEPRLPQLLETGRQLLGEIEDTCESTNSRFIQKKVKQGLESLEKASRMMAQLDLFSPNEELEEIASTDLKYLMVPALQGALTLKQVSLSHRLEQVQTARAHFVDFLKQCQNYQITKLELPPSPDNPPAKKSLDGPAGTQQSLVAMASHRQATIERYKQKKELENKLASLESAVENGRADEEQVREYYLLHLQKWVNISLEEIESIDQEIVILKARDSRKQASTSRIPPQSRPPTKPFILTRDTAQAKVFGSGYPSLATMTVNDWYEQRQKWNPLKNTTVNLNQEAEQDEDQETKSEEDDEDTLHKKRNWDDWKDTHPRGYGNRQNMG, encoded by the coding sequence atggcggAGGCGGTGGCGGTGGTGACCGAAGACGAGGAGGAAGTAGCGGAGCCGCGACTGCCGCAGCTGCTAGAGACCGGCCGCCAGCTCCTAGGGGAGATCGAGGACACCTGCGAGTCAACGAACTCCAGGTTCATCCAAAAGAAGGTGAAACAGGGCTTGGAGAGCCTAGAGAAAGCTTCCCGCATGATGGCGCAGCTTGACCTGTTCAGCCCCAACGAGGAGCTGGAGGAGATCGCCTCCACTGACCTGAAGTACCTCATGGTACCCGCCCTCCAGGGAGCGCTTACCTTGAAGCAGGTCAGCTTAAGCCACCGGCTGGAGCAGGTGCAGACCGCCCGGGCCCACTTCGTGGACTTTTTAAAGCAGTGTCAGAACTACCAGATCACGAAGCTGGAGCTTCCCCCAAGCCCCGACAACCCCCCAGCGAAAAAGTCGCTAGATGGGCCCGCTGGAACCCAGCAAAGCCTCGTTGCCATGGCATCCCACAGACAAGCCACAATAGAGAGATACAAGCAGAAGAAGGAGCTGGAGAATAAGTTGGCCTCTCTGGAATCTGCTGTGGAAAATGGCCGAGCAGATGAGGAACAAGTCCGAGAGTATTACCTGCTTCACTTACAGAAGTGGGTCAACATCAGTTTGGAGGAGATTGAGAGCATCGACCAAGAAATAGTGATCCTGAAAGCCCGAGACTCGAGAAAGCAGGCATCAACTTCGAGGATACCTCCACAGAGCAGACCTCCAACCAAACCTTTCATTCTCACTCGAGACACTGCCCAAGCCAAGGTATTTGGCTCTGGCTATCCCAGCCTGGCAACCATGACAGTGAATGACTGGTATGAGCAGCGCCAGAAATGGAACCCACTCAAGAATACCACAGTAAACCTCAATCAGGAGGCAGAACAAGATGAGGATCAGGAAACAAAGTCAGAAGAGGATGACGAGGACACCCTACACAAAAAGCGTAACTGGGACGACTGGAAGGACACACATCCACGGGGTTATGGCAACCGGCAGAACATGGGTTAA